A segment of the Bradyrhizobium sp. CCBAU 53340 genome:
GTGAGCTTAGGCGGCGAGCTCGACGCGCGGCGCGGGCGTGAGCCGATCTTCTTCGAGATAGTCCATCGTGCCGTCCTTCTCGACGGCGTAGAACTGCTGGCCTTCCTTCGACCGGTAGGCGGCGCGGACGACGCCGCGACGGCCCTTGTCACTGTTGACGACGTCCCCCAGCGCAAACTTCTTCATCTTACGTCTCGCTTGTCTTCTGGCCGCTTCCTTCGGCCACATCAGGATTGTGGGCGGTAAATCGTTAACGACTTGCTAACCATGCCGGTTTGCCTATGCTCGCGGCGGAGCGCGCAGGCAGTTCGCAAGCGCGTGGTGTCAACGAGACGAGCCGGCCCAGATGACGCGATTTCCGACCTTGTTTCTGTCCCATGGCGGCGGCCCCTGGCCCTTCATGGAGGACAGGCGGGTGCAATATGCCAAAACCGCAGCGGAATTCGGCCGGCTGCCGCAGCTTCTGCCTGAAAGGCCGAAGGCCGTGCTTGTTATCACCGGCCATTGGGAGGCCGAGGCCTTCACCGTGTCGACCTCGGCGCATCCGCCGATGGTGTACGACTATTACGGTTTCCCCGAGCATACCTATCACATCAAATATCCCGCACCGGGCCAGCCCGCGCTCGCGGCGGAGGTGAAAGCGCTGCTCGATCGTGCCGGCCTCGGGTGCCGGGAGGATGCCAATCAGGGTTTTGACCACGGCACCTTCGTGCCGCTCGGCCTGATGTATCCGAACGCCGACATGCCGATCGTGCTGCTGTCGCTAAAGTCGAGCTACGACGCGGCCGAGCATATCAAGGTCGGGCAGGCGATTGCATCGCTGCGCGACGAAGGCATCCTGATCGTCGGCAGCGGGCTCACCTATCACAACATGCGCGGCTTCGGGCGGGCGGAGTCGAAGCCCGTCTCGTATGATTTCGAAGCCTATCTGAACGAGGCGATCAGCAATCCGGATGCGGCGCGCCGTAACGCGATGTTGGTCGACTGGGAGAATGCGCCGAGCGCGCGGCTTGCCCATCCGCGCGAGGACCATCTGTTGCCGCTGATGGTCGCGGCAGGCGCCGCCGGCAGCGATGTCGGCAAACGCGTCTTCGTCGACGAGGTCGCAAGCGTCGCGATGGCGTCGTACGTGTTTGGGTGATGGTCTCTTCTTCCTCTCCTCGCTCGCGGAGAGAGGCGAAGAAAGCCTTACCCATACCTCAGCTTCATCACCAGAATGCCGCCGGCGAGCAGCATGGTCACGGCGTTCGAGGCGATCAGCGGGCCATCGCCCGAAAGCAGGCCGTAGATGAGCCAGAGTAAGAGGCCCAGCACCATGACCAGGAACATGCCGAGCGAGATGTCTCCGGTGGAGCGCGT
Coding sequences within it:
- a CDS encoding SemiSWEET transporter, giving the protein MEPLVIKLIGFAAATCTTVAYAPQAIKVWKTRSTGDISLGMFLVMVLGLLLWLIYGLLSGDGPLIASNAVTMLLAGGILVMKLRYG
- a CDS encoding class III extradiol ring-cleavage dioxygenase, producing the protein MTRFPTLFLSHGGGPWPFMEDRRVQYAKTAAEFGRLPQLLPERPKAVLVITGHWEAEAFTVSTSAHPPMVYDYYGFPEHTYHIKYPAPGQPALAAEVKALLDRAGLGCREDANQGFDHGTFVPLGLMYPNADMPIVLLSLKSSYDAAEHIKVGQAIASLRDEGILIVGSGLTYHNMRGFGRAESKPVSYDFEAYLNEAISNPDAARRNAMLVDWENAPSARLAHPREDHLLPLMVAAGAAGSDVGKRVFVDEVASVAMASYVFG